The region TGCGGCGATCCCGGTCGAGATCGGCCTGCACGCCCATAACAACCTCGGCCTCTCCGTGTCGAACAGCCTGGCGGCGATCGACGAGGGCGCGTCGTTCATCGACGGCTCCCTCGGCTCCCTCGGCGCCGGCGCGGGCAACACACCGGGCGAGGTGTTCAGCGTGGTCACCAAGCGGATCGGTCTCGAGACCGGCATCGACGAGTGGCAGCTGATGGACGTGGCCGAGGACGAGGTGCGTCCCCTGATGCGCTTCCCCCAGGTCATCGACCGTACGAGCCTGGTGCTCGGATATGCCGGCGTGTACTCGAGCTTCCTGCTCAAGGCCAAGGCGGCAGCAGCCCGCTACGGCGTCGACGCCGGCGACATCCTGATGGAGGCCGGCCGCAGGGGTGCGGTCGGCGGACAGGAGGACCTGCTCGAGGACATCGCTTACACGATGGCCCAGGACCGGGAGGTGCCCGTTGGCGCCACTCGATGAGCTGACCCGCGCCGCCCTCGCCGAGGAACTCTGGAAAGCCGAATGCATGGCGACGCCGGTGAGCCCGCTCACCGACCGCTACGCGGGCCTGGAACAGGACGACTCGTACGGGATCCAGGCCGAGGTCGCTCGCATCAGGGCCGGCCTTGGGCATCGGGTCGTCGGGAAGAAGGTCGGCCTGACCAGCCCGGCCATGCAGGAGATGGCCGGGGTGCGCGAGCCGGACTTCGGACAGCTCTTCGACGTGATGGAGGCGACCGACGGCGACGAGCTCGATCTCGACACGCTCATTGCGCCCAAGGTCGAGCCGGAGATCGCCTTCGTGCTCGGCAAACGCCTCGAAGGCCCCCAGGTCGCACCGCGCCAGGTGCTGGCCGCCATCGACTTCATCGCACCGGCCCTCGAGATCGTCGACAGCCGCATCGCCGACTGGCGCATCCGCTGGCACGACACGGTTGCCGACAACGGTTCGTCGGCCAGGTTCGTGCTCGGCGACCGGGCATTCTCCCCGCACGGCGTCGATTTCGAGGCGCTCACGGTGATGGTCGAACGCAACGGCCACCCCGTCGCGAGGGGATGCATGGGTGATGTGCTAGGCAGCCCGCTGCGCTCGGTGGGCTGGCTCGTGCAGAAGCTCTCGACCCACGGCATCGCACTCGAAGCAGGCGATGTCGTCCTGCCCGGCTCGCCGTGTCGGGCGGTCGACGCCGACAGCGACGACGTCTTCCGCGCCGATTTCGGGGCGCTCGGAGCGGTGACCCTCGGCTTCGTCCGACGCGGCACCCAGCAATCAGATGAAAGGAAGCCGCAATGACGATCGGTTACAGCGGTGCCGAGAAGATCGATGATCTGCTCGATCCGGCGCAGGGTCTGGTCAGCCGGCATGTGTTCTCGGATCCGGCGATCTATGAGATGGAGCTGCAGCGGATCTTCGCGCGGTGTTGGCAGTTCCTCGGGCACGAGTCGCAGGTGCCGCGGCCCGGGGATTTTGTGAGTGCGTATCTGGGTGAAGACCCGGTGATGTTGGTGCGGCAGGACGATGGATCTCTGGCTGCGTTCCTGAATGTGTGTCGGCATCGTGGTATGCGGATCTGCAAGTTGGATGCGGGGAACGCGGCGGGGTTTTCCTGTAGTTATCACGGGTGGGCCTACGACCGGCGTGGGAAGATCGTGGATGTTCCGTTCGGGGAGATGTATGAGAACGCTCCTCTGGACGACAGTTGGGCGGCTGTGCCGGTGGCGCAGGTGGCCAGTTACAAGGGTTTGATTTTCGGGACGTTCGATCCGGATGCGCCGTCGTTGGTGGAGTATCTGGGTGATATGGCGTATTACCTCGATGTGTTGGTGGATCGTCGGGAGGGTGGCACCGAGTTGGTCGGTGGTGCCAACAAGTGGATCATTGACAGCAACTGGAAGTACGGGGCGGAGAACTTCGTCCAGGACGGCCATCACGCCTTCTCCTCCCACGTGTCCGCGCTGATGGCCGTGCAGCCCGACGACGCCGAGAT is a window of Pseudonocardia sp. T1-2H DNA encoding:
- a CDS encoding aromatic ring-hydroxylating oxygenase subunit alpha — translated: MTIGYSGAEKIDDLLDPAQGLVSRHVFSDPAIYEMELQRIFARCWQFLGHESQVPRPGDFVSAYLGEDPVMLVRQDDGSLAAFLNVCRHRGMRICKLDAGNAAGFSCSYHGWAYDRRGKIVDVPFGEMYENAPLDDSWAAVPVAQVASYKGLIFGTFDPDAPSLVEYLGDMAYYLDVLVDRREGGTELVGGANKWIIDSNWKYGAENFVQDGHHAFSSHVSALMAVQPDDAEMMDFPEGFTVRPGGGHGLVAFNGPALELTTRDEVLLKYHQDVVRPESARRLGAERDAIHNVGAFTVFPNFSFLTGFQTIRVWVPRGPHAMEVRSWTIVDKAAPQEVKDAQLRLVRTTFSPSGLLEQDDGENWSMCQDTLRGYVSRQLSSNVRMGLGAPLDADAKGPGRVMQGWNEEPGRGFFERYRQLMSEPTSRVWLDK
- a CDS encoding 2-keto-4-pentenoate hydratase; protein product: MAPLDELTRAALAEELWKAECMATPVSPLTDRYAGLEQDDSYGIQAEVARIRAGLGHRVVGKKVGLTSPAMQEMAGVREPDFGQLFDVMEATDGDELDLDTLIAPKVEPEIAFVLGKRLEGPQVAPRQVLAAIDFIAPALEIVDSRIADWRIRWHDTVADNGSSARFVLGDRAFSPHGVDFEALTVMVERNGHPVARGCMGDVLGSPLRSVGWLVQKLSTHGIALEAGDVVLPGSPCRAVDADSDDVFRADFGALGAVTLGFVRRGTQQSDERKPQ